The following proteins come from a genomic window of Bradyrhizobium paxllaeri:
- a CDS encoding creatininase family protein: protein MATTVPPHDWTEIHWPEVARAEAARWIAVLPLAATEQHGPHLPLETDVLIGEAYLTRVRELVPVALPVTFLPLQPVGISTEHIDYPGTQTLPTDAALKAWMAIGERVAQAGIRKLVIVTSHGGNSAAMSLVAQDLRAHHGLLVVTTSWSRFGAPDGLFSAEEIRHGIHGGAVETSIMLARYPHTVRKEAIANFQSSSIAMEKKFRWLSAHRPVPFAWQAQDLNESGAVGDATKASAEKGEQLLDHGARAFCELLEDVDTFDPELFLRKIRS from the coding sequence ATGGCCACAACCGTTCCGCCCCATGACTGGACCGAGATCCACTGGCCTGAGGTCGCCAGGGCCGAGGCCGCGCGCTGGATCGCGGTGCTGCCGCTGGCGGCAACCGAGCAGCACGGCCCGCATCTGCCGCTGGAAACCGATGTCCTGATTGGGGAAGCCTATCTGACGCGGGTGCGCGAACTGGTGCCTGTGGCGCTTCCCGTCACCTTTCTGCCGCTGCAGCCGGTCGGCATTTCCACCGAGCATATCGACTATCCGGGAACGCAGACGCTGCCGACCGATGCCGCATTGAAGGCGTGGATGGCGATCGGCGAGCGCGTCGCGCAAGCTGGCATCCGCAAGCTGGTGATCGTCACCAGCCATGGCGGCAACAGCGCGGCGATGTCGCTGGTCGCGCAGGATCTGCGCGCGCATCACGGCCTGCTGGTGGTGACGACAAGCTGGTCGCGCTTCGGCGCGCCGGATGGATTGTTTTCCGCCGAAGAAATCCGTCACGGCATTCATGGCGGCGCGGTCGAGACCTCGATCATGCTGGCGCGCTATCCGCACACCGTGCGGAAAGAAGCGATCGCCAATTTTCAATCCTCCAGCATCGCGATGGAGAAAAAATTTCGCTGGCTCTCCGCGCATCGGCCGGTCCCGTTTGCATGGCAGGCGCAGGACCTTAACGAAAGCGGCGCGGTCGGCGACGCCACCAAGGCTTCCGCGGAGAAGGGTGAACAACTGCTCGATCACGGCGCGCGCGCATTCTGCGAATTGCTCGAGGATGTCGACACATTCGATCCGGAATTGTTTCTTCGGAAAATACGAAGCTGA
- a CDS encoding ABC transporter substrate-binding protein: protein MNPAFLPRALTAGLLALVSALMPARAQNLDKVSFGTNWVAEAEHGGFFQAVADGTYKKYGLDVTIVPGGPNTNNRILLTAGKLDFFMSANTLQSFDAVSNNVPLIAVAAVFQKDPQVFLTHPETKITKLEDLKPLTLLVSKEGVASYFQWLKSEYGFNESKVKPYTFNPQPFIVNKQSAMQGYVTSEPYAVEKTAGFKPGVILLADHGFNAYSTLIETRREIVDRKPDLVQRFVDASVIGWYNYLYGDNSAGNAMIKQMNPEMTDELLGYSVDKMKEYGIVDSGDTLRDGIGAMTDARVASFFDKMVRAGVVRRDIDYRQAYTLRFVNKGVGLDLRPKN from the coding sequence ATGAACCCGGCCTTTTTGCCGCGAGCGTTAACCGCAGGTCTTCTGGCGCTGGTTTCCGCCCTGATGCCCGCGCGCGCCCAAAACCTCGACAAGGTGTCATTTGGAACCAACTGGGTCGCGGAGGCCGAGCATGGCGGCTTCTTCCAGGCGGTCGCCGACGGCACCTACAAGAAATACGGCCTCGACGTCACCATCGTTCCCGGCGGGCCCAACACCAACAACCGCATCCTGCTGACCGCCGGCAAGCTCGACTTCTTCATGAGCGCGAACACGCTGCAATCCTTCGATGCCGTCTCCAACAACGTGCCGCTGATTGCGGTCGCCGCGGTCTTCCAGAAAGATCCGCAGGTTTTCCTGACCCATCCGGAAACCAAGATCACCAAACTCGAAGACCTCAAGCCGCTGACGCTCCTGGTGTCCAAGGAAGGCGTGGCGAGCTACTTCCAGTGGCTGAAGTCCGAATACGGATTCAACGAGAGCAAGGTAAAGCCCTACACCTTCAATCCGCAGCCCTTTATCGTGAACAAGCAGAGCGCGATGCAGGGCTATGTCACCTCGGAGCCCTATGCCGTGGAGAAGACGGCGGGCTTCAAGCCCGGCGTGATCCTGTTGGCCGATCACGGCTTCAACGCCTATTCGACGCTGATCGAAACCCGCCGCGAGATCGTCGACAGGAAGCCGGACCTCGTGCAGCGCTTTGTCGATGCCTCCGTGATCGGCTGGTACAATTATCTCTACGGGGACAATTCGGCCGGCAATGCGATGATCAAGCAGATGAACCCAGAGATGACCGACGAACTGCTCGGCTATTCCGTCGACAAGATGAAGGAGTACGGCATCGTCGATTCCGGCGATACCTTGCGCGACGGTATCGGCGCCATGACCGACGCGCGGGTGGCGAGCTTCTTCGACAAGATGGTGCGGGCCGGCGTGGTTCGCCGCGACATCGACTACCGCCAGGCCTACACGCTGCGCTTCGTCAACAAGGGCGTCGGTCTCGACCTGCGGCCGAAGAACTGA